From the Micromonospora echinospora genome, the window CGGGGCCGCGTAGCACCGCGCCGACGAGGATCGGCGCGCCGATCGCGTCGGCGGCCCGGGTGATCCGCGCGCCGGCCGTGGTGTCCCGCAGCGGGTCGATGTCGCTGGAGTTCTCCGGCCACACCACCAGGTCGGGTCGGCGGGCCTGCCCGGCGGTGACCTGACGGGCCAGGTCGAGGGTCGCCTCGACGTGGTTGTCGAGCACCGCCTGCCGTTGGGCGTTGAAGTCCAACCCGAGGCGCGGCACGTTGCCCTGCACGATCGCCACGGTGACCCGTTCGTCGCCGCCGCGCGGCCCCACCGGCGCGGCCAGGGCTGCGACGAACACGGCGACCAGCCCGACCACCGGCGCCACGGCCGACGGCTGCGGACGTCGCCACGGCCGCCACAGCAGCGCCATCAGCAGCCCGCCGGCGAGCGCGACGGCGAAGGTGACCAGCGGGGCGCCGCCGAGCACGGCGAGCCGCAGCAGCGGCGAGTCGCCCTGGCTGAACGCCAACCGCCCCCACGGGAACCCACCGAACGGGGTCCGGTCGCGTAGCGCCTCCTGCCCTACCCACAGCAGCCCCGTCACCGCCGGCCACGCCGCCCGGTGCCGGTCGACCAGCGGTGACACGTACGCGCCGGCCGCGCCGAGCAACGCCAGGTAGGCGGCCTGGGACAGGCTCAGCAGCACCCACGGCAGGTAACCGGTGTGCAGGTTCGTCCAGGCCAGCAGGGGCGCGAACAGCGTCACCCCGGTGACGAATCCCAGGGCCGCGCCGACGCGGACCCGACGGCGGTGCGTCGCCGCGGCGAGCGCCGCCACCCCGACCACCGCGAGCGGCCACCACCCGTACGGGGGGAACGCCAGCAGCAGCGCCAGTCCGGCCACCACCGCCAGTCCGACCGCCACCGGCAGGGGCAGCGGACGTGGCGGCGGCGTGCCGGCGTCGGCGGGGCGTACCTCGTCAAGCGTCTTCACCGGCACCTCACCTCGATCACAGCGTCGAAGGCTACCCGTCGGCCGGCGGGACGCCTCAGGGCAGCCGGTGGGCGACCAGGACGGCGTCGTGGACGGTGACGTCCCGGCCGTCGGGGTCGACGGCGGCGCGGGGCCGGGTCTGCGCGACGCGGACCCGCCAGCGGTCCGCGTCGAGCAGGTCGGCGGCCTGCTCGGCGGTGAACATCAGGTCGGGGAAGTGCATCCGCCGGGCCGTGGTGCGCAGGTCGAGGGGGTGGTGGCCGACCAGCAGCAGGGTGCCGCCGGGGGCCACCGCGTCGGCCAGCCGGGCCACGAGGTCCCGCCACTGCCCGGCGGGCAGGTGCATGAACTGCGCCGACACCAGGTCGTAGGCGCCCGCCTCGGGCGCCTCGACCCGCAGATCGGCCTGGCGGGCGGTGACCCGGTCGGCGACCCCGGCGTCGGCGGCGTGCGCGGCGGTGCGATCCACCGCGGTGGGCGCGATGTCCACGGCGGTGACCCGCCAGCCGCGCCGGGCCAGCCACACCGCGTCGGCGCCCTCCCCGCAGCCGACGTCCAGGGCCCGCCCGGCCGGCAGGTCACCGACCTCGGCGACCAGCTGCGGGTTGGGGTTGCCGCTCCACACCGCCGGCCGGGACCGGTAGCGGTCCTCCCAGGCGTCCTGCTCGAACATGGTGGCCAGGTCGTGCCGGTACGCGGCGACGGCGCGGGCGGTGTCCTCGGCGACCAGGTCGGCGTTGATCGCCCCGGCGGCGGTGACGCCCTGCGCGGCGGACACCACGACCGTCGCGGCCACGGCGGTGGCGTTCCCGGCCACCCACACCCCGGGCACGTCGGTGGCGCCGAACGCGTCGGCGGGGATCCGGGTGCCGACGAGCTGCCCCTCGTGGTCGACGTCGACCGGCTTCAGACCGAGCGGGGCGAGCATGTCGGCGCGGGCGGCCACCCGGGACGCCACCACGAGCGCGTCGACCCGCACCAGGCTCCCGTCGGCGAGACGGACCCCGGTGAGCCGGTCGTCGTCGACGTCCAGGCCGGTGACCGGCCCGTCGACGACGGTGACGGCCCGCGCGGCGAGCTGCTCGGCCTGCGTCGGGTCGGGCGCGTCACCGTGGTGCCGCAGCAGCAGCACGTGCTGGCTCCACTGCCGCCACAGCAGGGCCTGCCGCACCCCCAACGGCCCGTCGGCGAGGACCCCGATGCGCCGGTCGCGGACCTCCCAGCCGTGGCAGTACGGGCAGTGCAACACGTCACGTCCCCACCGGTCGGCCAGGCCGGGCACGTCGGGCAGCGCGTCCACGCCGCCGGTGGCCACCAGCAGCCGCCGCGCCCGTACGTCCCGCCCGTCGGCGAGGGCGACCCGGAACCCGTCGTCGTCGTGGCCGACGGTGGTGACGGTCGCGTCGACGATGTGCCCGCCGTAGCCGGTGACGTCGGCGCGGGCCGACGCGAGCAGCTCCGCCGGGGGACTGCCCTCCCGGCCCAGGTGGTTGTGCACCCCGCCGGCGGGGGCGTTGCGGGGCTCGCCCGCGTCGACCACCAGCACCGACCGGCGGGCCCGGGCCAGGGCCACCGCGCCGGCGAGTCCGGCCGCGCCGCCACCGATGACCACCACGTCGTACCTGTCGTCCATCACGCACCCCTGTTCGTCGTCCGTCGACCGCCACAGTGCGCCACCCCACCACGGGTGGCAACTATCCTTGCCGTTATGGCAAACGACGACGAGGCGGCGGTCCTGGCCGGCGTCGGCGCCCGACTCCGGGCCCTGCGCACCCGACGCGGCACCACCCTCACCCAACTGGCGCAGACCACCGGCATCTCCGTCAGCACCCTGTCCCGCCTGGAATCCGGACAGCGCCGCCCCACCCTGGAACTGCTGCTCCCCCTGGCCCGCGCCCACCAGGTGCCCCTCGATGACCTCGTCGGCGCCGCCCCCACCGCCGACCCGCGCGTGCACCCCCGCCCGGTCGTGCGCAACGGCATGACGTTCCTGCCCCTGACCCGCCGCCCCGGCGGCCTCCAGGCGTTCAAACAGATCATCCCGCCGCACACCCCCACCGACCCGCAACCCAAGACCCACGAGGGCTACGAGTGGCTGTACGTGCTCTCCGGACGCGTCCGGCTGATCCTCGGCGACCACGACCTGATCCTCACCCCCGGAGAGGTCGCCGAATTCGACACCCGACTGCCGCACGCCGTCGCCAACCCCGACCCGCGCCCGGCGGAGATCCTGAACCTGTTCGGACCCCAGGGCGAACGGCTCCACGTCCGCGCCCGCCCCACCACCGCGTCCCACTGACCCCGGGACACACGAAAATCGGGGCGCGGCTACTGCCGCGCCCCGATGCTCCCAGGCCCTCCCCGGCCGGTGGGGCGAGAATCAGGCACGCCGACCTTCGGACCGACCGGGCGGTGGACTGGCTGCCCCCGCCGGGCCGTTGTCTACTGGCCGTGCACCTCACCCTGCCCGTACACCGGTAACCGCGGCCGGTTCGCGCCGCCCCGCCGACCCCCGCCCGCTGGACCTGGCCGCCGCAACCCATCTGGTCGCTCGGCCAGCGGACGAAGGGACGAAGCGAACAACAGCCGCTTCCCCGTAGTAGGACTCAAAGACGGTACGTGTCACCCCCCGGGCACTGTCAACCCGCCCCGGCCAGTCGCGTGCCCCACCCCGGCGTGTCGCCCCCGGCGCGTCGCCTGATCCGTCGGTGGCCGGCACCGCCACGCCACGCCCGACGTTCCCACAAGATTCACGTCCCGTCCGATGAAAGCCCAGCTCACAGCGGCCTACCGTCAGCGGCGCACAACCCCCTCGACCCAGGAGACAGCCGTGACGGCAACCCAACCGACCCGCCGTGGAATCCTGCGTGGCTCCGTGACCGCCGCCGCGTTGGCCGCGCTCGGCCCACTCGACGCCCTCGGCGCCCGCACCGCCGGCGCCGCCCCACTGGCCAAACTTCCCGCCAGCCCCGACTACGGACCGCTGCACCCCACCCGGGACCAAAGCACCGGCCTGGAACTGCTGCGCCTGCCCCGCGGCTTCGCATACCTCTCCTACGGCTGGACCGGCGACCTGATGACCGACGGGCTGCGCACCCCCGGCTCCCACGACGGCATGGCCGCGTTCCGCCGCGCCGACGGCACCGTCGCCATCGTCCGCAACCACGAACGCGGCGGCTACGGCGGCGCGTTCACCACCCCCGCCTACAACCCGGCCGCCACCGGCGGCACCACCACCCTCGTCTTCGACCCCGACGCCGGACAGTTCACCGGCTCCTGGGCCAGCCTCGGCGGCACCATCCGCAACTGCGCCGGCGGACCCACCCCCTGGGGCACCTGGCTGACCTGCGAGGAAACCACCGAGATCGGCCCCGACGGCACCCGCCACGGCTACGTGTTCGAAGTCCCCCACACCGGCAAGGGCGACCCCCGGCCCCTGAAGGGCATGGGCCGGTTCAGCCACGAGGCCGTCGCCGTCGACCCCCGCACCGGCATCGTCTACCTCACCGAGGACGCCACCCCCTCCGGTCTCTACCGGTACCTGCCCACCACCCCCGGGAACCTGGCCGCCGGCGGCACCCTGCAGATGCTCGTCATCCCCACCCCCGACGGGTCGTCGTACTCCACCTACGGAGACGGCACCGACACCCGGTACGACAACCTCACCTGGGTCACCATCGGCAACCCCGACCCCGGCCCCGACGAGACCAGCTGCGTACGACAGGGCATCGCCCTCGGCGGCGCCGCGTTCCGCCGCCTCGAAGGCGCCTGGTACGGCAACGACCGCGTCTACATCGTCTCCACCAGCGGCGGCCCCGCCGGCCAGGGCCAGGTCTTCGAGTACGACCCGACCACCGAGCGGATGCGGGTGCTGTTCGCCTCCCCCGACGCGGCCGTCCTCAACAACCCCGACAACATCTGCGTCAGCCCGCGCGGCGGCATCGTCCTCTGCGAGGACGGCAGCTCCGGCGAATACCTGCACGGCCTCACCACCGACGGGGAGATCTTCCCGTTCGCCCTCAACCAGGTCGTCGTCCCCGCCGGCGGCGTCCCCGGCAAGACCGTCGCCCCCGGCGACTACTCCGGCTCCGAATGGTGCGGATCCACCTTCGAACCGAAGAACGGCAACTGGCTGTTCGTCAACGCGCAGAGCCCCGGCATCACCTTCGCCATCACCGGCCCCTGGCGGCGCGGTTCGCTCTGACCCCCGACGGTCGCCCCCGGTGTGGAGCTGTCACCGGGGGCGACCCGGTCACCCCAGATGCGCCCGCAACACCGCCCGCGCCACCCCAGGATGATCAGCCGCCAGCAACCCCGCGGCGGCCAGCACGTACGAGGCGTCCACCACCGCCCGCGCCGCCCTCGGCACCGCCCACCCGCCCGCGTGGTCACCCAACACCGCCGCCAACACCCCGGCCGCCTCCTCCGCCGGCGCATGCCGCAGCACCCCACCCGAACCGACCAGCAGCCGCACGTCCCGCAGATCCCGCCCCGACCGTTCCCCCGTCGCCCCGCGCGCGTGCCGACGCACCGCCACCGTCGCCGCCAGAGCCGCGATCCGCCCCTCCACCGCCCGCTCCCCGGGCGACGACGGCAGGAACCCCGGATCGGCGGCCCGCAACGCGGCCACCGCCGCCAGCTCCTCCTGCCCGGCCGCGTCAAGCAGCCGCTCCTCCACCGCCGCCCGCACCACCCCCGGGGCGCTCCACCGCATCCCCAGGTCCCCCTCGACGGTCCGCGCCCGCCACAGCGACCCCGCCACCTCCCGACCCGGCCCGTCGGCCCGCTCGTCCGGCGTCAACACCGAGTACACATCCGTGGTGGCCCCACCGACGTCCACCACCACCAGGTCACCGCCGACCGTGTCGGCCAGCACCTCCACCCCCGTCAACACCGCGTCCGGGGTGGCCGCCCGCACCAGCCGCGCGAACCGCGGCCCCCGCGACAGGCGCTTCCCGCCGATCACGTGCCGCAGGAACACCTCCCGGATCGCCGCCCGCGCCGACGACGGCGCCAGCACCCCGATGCGCGGCAGCACGTTCTCCGCCGCCGTCACCGGCACCCCCGCCCCGGCCAGCAGCGCACACACCTCGTCGCGCACGTCGACGTTCCCGGCCACCACCACCGGCACCCGCCACCGCGCCCGCGCCAGCCGCGTCGCGTTGTGGATCACCGTGTCGGCGTCCCCGCCGTCAGTGCCGCCCACCAGCAGCACCACGTCCGGTCGGGCCGCCCGCAACGCCGTCACGTCCGCCCCGCCGAGCCGCCCCGCCGCCACGTGCACCACGTGCGCGCCCGCCGACAACCCCACCCGCCGGCCCGCCTGCGCCGTGACGAGGGGCTCGTAGCCGACCACCGCCAGCCGCAACCCGCCGCCAGCCGACGAACACACGTACCACGGCACGTCCCCGCCGGCCCCCAGCCCGGCGGTGGCCGTAGCCACCGCCGCGTCCAGGCCGTGCAGCACATCCGTGCCCACCGTCGTCGGCGCCGCCGCCGACCCCACCAGCAGCCCGGCGTCGAGGTCCACCACCCCGACCTTCGTCCACGTGGACCCGACGTCGGCGCAGACCGCCAGACTCACGCCGCCGCCGGCACGACCACCGTGCCCGTCGCCGTCACCGCCACGATCGGCTCCGCGAGGACCTCCGCCGCCGACTCACCCCGGTCCGGACGCCCCCGGCACACCACCCGCGCCTCGAAGTCGATCGTGCGGCTCCGCGTCCCCACCCGGGTCACCGTCGCCGACACCTCCAACACGTCCCCCGCCCGCATCGGGGCACGGAACTGCACATCCGCATACGACGCGAACAACCCCTCGTCGCCGTCCGTACGGATACACACCTCCGTCGCCACATCCCCGAACAACCCCAACGCGTACGCCCCGTCGACCAGGTTCCCCGCGTAGTGGGCATGCGCGTACGGCACATACCGGCGGTGCGTGACCGTCAACCCGACCCGCGAATCACTCATGCTCCCGCCCTCTTGTTCGTCACCAACGCGTGCACCAGGAAACTCGCCACCTCACCCGGCGTGGTGCCCCGCCCGAAGATCCGATCCACACCCAACTCGGCGGCCATCGTCTCGTCGAACCGCGGCCCACCCACCACCAGCAGCGGACGCCGCCCCGCCGGCATCGCCTCCCGGAACGCCGCCGTCATCTCCCGCGTGTTGTGCAGATGCGCGTCCCGCTGCGTCACCACCTGCGACACCAGCACCGCGTCCGCCCGCTCCGCCCGCGCCGCCTCCACCAGCTCCGGCACACTCACCTGCGCACCCAGATTGGTGACCTTCAACTCCCGGTAGTACTCCAGGCCCTTCTCCCCCGCGATGCCCTTCACATTCAGGATCGCGTCGATGCCCACGGTGTGCGCGTCCGTGCCGATACACGCCCCCACCACCGACAACTTCCGCCGCAACCGCCGCTTCACCACCGCGTTCACCTCCCGCGCCGACAACAACGGAAAGTCCCGCTCCACCACCTGCACCGCCGACACGTCCACCAGATGGTTCACCCGCCCGTACACCACGAAGAACGTGAACCCGTCACCCATCTGCTTCGCGTGCACCAGCATCGCCGGATCGATGCCCATCTTGTTCGCCAGCTGCACCGCCGCACCCTCGCCACGCTTGTCGTGCGGCACCGGCAACGTGAACGACACCTGCACCATCCCGTCACCGGTGGTGTCCCCGTACGGCCGCACGACCGTCTTCTCGCTCATGCCGGCTGCTCCAGGATGTCCGTCGCCGGGTTGTAGTAGTCCGCCTCGTGCGCCGCCACCCCGTCCAGACCCTTACCCCGGTCCGCCGGACGCCGCATGATCCCGAACGTGCCCTCGGCGATCGCCGTCAACAACGACTGCTCCCCGATCCGCTCCAACAGATCCACCGCCTCACCGAGCACCCGGTTGGCCCGCTGCTGGATGAACCCACCCGGCGCCGGCACGAAATCCTCGTGCAACCCACCCGCCGCGCCCAACACGTACCGCACGTTCTGCAACGCGATGTCCCGGTCCGACAACCACGGCGTCACCACCGCCTCGGTCATCATCCCCACCAGCAGAATCCCCTGCCCCGTCATCGTGCCCACCAGATTGAAGAACCCGTCCAGCAGATTCCCCCGGAACACGTCCCCCGTCATGTGCTTCGTCGGCGGCATCCACTTCAACGGCGCATCCGGGAACAACTCCCGCGCCAACAACGCGTGCGCCAACTCCAGACGGAACGACTCCGGCACATCCGGATTGATCTCGAACGCGTGCCCCAACCCCAACTGCCAGTCCGCCAACCCCGCCTCGTGCGCGAAGAACTCGTTCAACAACTGCGACACCGTCACCGTGTGCGCCTCGTCCACCGCGTCCGCCGTGGTCAGGTAGTTGTCCTCACCCGTGTTGATGATGATCCCCGCCCGCGCGTGCACCTGCCGCGAGAACCGCTGATCCACGAACGTCCGCACCGGATTGATGTCCCGGAACAGAATCCCGTACATCGAGTCGTTGAGCATCATGTCCAGCCGCTCCAGGCCAGCCAGCGTCGCCATCTCCGGCATGCACAATCCCGACGCGTAATTCGTCAACCGCACATACCGGCCCAACTCCTTCGACGAGGAATCCAACGCCGCCCGCATCAACCGGAAATTCTCCTGCGTCGCGTACGTCCCCGCGAACCCCTCCCGCGTCGCCCCCTCCGGCACATAGTCCAACAACGACTGCCCCGTCGACCGGATCACCGCGATCACGTCCGCACCCGCCCGCGCCGCCGCCTGCGCCTGCGGAATGTCCTCGTAGATGTCCCCCGTCGCCACGATCAGATAGATCCACGGCCGCCGCGCCGGATCCCCGTACCGCTTGACCAGCCGGTCCCGCTCGGCGCGCCGCCGGTCGACGACCCGGATCCCGGCAGCAACCGCCCTCCGCGCAGCCCGGCGGGCCGCAGTCGCCGCCTTCCCCGACGGCACCACGAACCGCACCGACCCCGCCGCCGCCTTCTGCGCCAGCAACGTCACATCCGCGATCTGCTCCCGCGCCATGGCGTCGAACACCGGCACCGCCACCCCGTGCCCCAACCCCACGTCCGCGACCACCGCGTCCACCAGACGGTTCACCCACGGAATCCCATCCGGATCCGCGCCCGCCACACCCGCCAGCCGCAACACCGCCCGCTCCACCGACACCGTCGTGTGGCTACGCGCCAACTCCACCACCGGCTGCCCGGCCCGACGCGCCAACTCCCGCGCCCGCGCCACCAACCGCGGATCGAGGTCAAGCTTTCCCGTCACGACGACCCTTCCTCGTAGATCACCTCGCCGCGCAGCACCGTGCGCCGACACACCGGCAACGGCGTCGGATCCCCCGGCCCCCGCACCTCCGGATCCGCCGCCTGCAACACCGGCAAACCCCGCTCCACCCCCGCCGGCGTCGACCACACCGCGAACGTCGCCGGCGCACCCAACGCCAACACACCCTCACTGTCCAGGTGCACCGCCCGCCAACCACCCCGCGTGTGCGCCGCGAACGCCGCCCGCACACTCATCCGCTGCGCCGGATTGTGATGCGCCGCCGCCGCCCGCACCGACCCCCACGGATCCAACGGCGTCACCGGCGAATCCGACCCGAACGCCAACGCCACCCCGACCGAGTGCATCGCCCCCATCGGATTCGACGCCAACGACCGGTCCAACCCCAACCGCGCCTCGTACATCCGCCCCGCGCCACCCCACAACCGGTCGAACGCCGGCTGCATCGACGCCACGATCCCGAACTCCACGAACCCGGCGATCAACCGCCGACTCATGATCTCCGCGTGCTCCACCCGGTGCCGCGCCGCCCGCAACCGGTCCACACCCAACCGCTCCGCAGCCCCCGCGAACCCCGCCAACACCGTGCCGATCGCCGCGTCACCGATCGCATGGAACCCACCCTGCAACCCATGCGCCGCACAATCCAACAGATGGTCACGCACCTGCTCCGCCGTCAGATACCCGTGCCCACACGACCCCGACCGCGAATCCCGGTACGGCTCCGACACGAACGCCGTCCGCGACCCCAACGCCCCGTCCGCGAACAGATCCCCACCGGCGCCCACCGCCCCCAACTCCCGCGCCCGCGCCGCACCACCCAACTCACCCCAGTACCCGTACACCTCCGGCACACCGGCACCCGACAGCGCCAACAAACCCGTGAAATCCTCCTCGTCGGAGATCTCCGGGCCACCACACTCGTGCACCGCCGCGATCCCCAACGACGCCGCATGCGCCAACGCCGCCCGCTGCGCCGCCACCCGCTGCGCCCGCGTCACCGACGCGAACGCCGCCGCCCGCACCACATGATGCGCGTCCCGACGCACCCAACCCGACGCGTCGAACCCCGCCGCCGAGACCACCTCCGGACACGCCGCCAGCATCGCCTGCGACACCAACGCCGAATGGATCGACGCCTGCGACAGATACACCCGACGACCACCGGCCGCCCGGTCCAACGCCACCGCGTCCGGCAACACCGCATCCGACCAGGCCGACTCGTCCCAGCCATGCCCCAACACCAC encodes:
- a CDS encoding bifunctional NAD(P)/FAD-dependent oxidoreductase/class I SAM-dependent methyltransferase, producing the protein MDDRYDVVVIGGGAAGLAGAVALARARRSVLVVDAGEPRNAPAGGVHNHLGREGSPPAELLASARADVTGYGGHIVDATVTTVGHDDDGFRVALADGRDVRARRLLVATGGVDALPDVPGLADRWGRDVLHCPYCHGWEVRDRRIGVLADGPLGVRQALLWRQWSQHVLLLRHHGDAPDPTQAEQLAARAVTVVDGPVTGLDVDDDRLTGVRLADGSLVRVDALVVASRVAARADMLAPLGLKPVDVDHEGQLVGTRIPADAFGATDVPGVWVAGNATAVAATVVVSAAQGVTAAGAINADLVAEDTARAVAAYRHDLATMFEQDAWEDRYRSRPAVWSGNPNPQLVAEVGDLPAGRALDVGCGEGADAVWLARRGWRVTAVDIAPTAVDRTAAHAADAGVADRVTARQADLRVEAPEAGAYDLVSAQFMHLPAGQWRDLVARLADAVAPGGTLLLVGHHPLDLRTTARRMHFPDLMFTAEQAADLLDADRWRVRVAQTRPRAAVDPDGRDVTVHDAVLVAHRLP
- a CDS encoding lysine 5,6-aminomutase subunit alpha, yielding MTGKLDLDPRLVARARELARRAGQPVVELARSHTTVSVERAVLRLAGVAGADPDGIPWVNRLVDAVVADVGLGHGVAVPVFDAMAREQIADVTLLAQKAAAGSVRFVVPSGKAATAARRAARRAVAAGIRVVDRRRAERDRLVKRYGDPARRPWIYLIVATGDIYEDIPQAQAAARAGADVIAVIRSTGQSLLDYVPEGATREGFAGTYATQENFRLMRAALDSSSKELGRYVRLTNYASGLCMPEMATLAGLERLDMMLNDSMYGILFRDINPVRTFVDQRFSRQVHARAGIIINTGEDNYLTTADAVDEAHTVTVSQLLNEFFAHEAGLADWQLGLGHAFEINPDVPESFRLELAHALLARELFPDAPLKWMPPTKHMTGDVFRGNLLDGFFNLVGTMTGQGILLVGMMTEAVVTPWLSDRDIALQNVRYVLGAAGGLHEDFVPAPGGFIQQRANRVLGEAVDLLERIGEQSLLTAIAEGTFGIMRRPADRGKGLDGVAAHEADYYNPATDILEQPA
- a CDS encoding OAM dimerization domain-containing protein produces the protein MSEKTVVRPYGDTTGDGMVQVSFTLPVPHDKRGEGAAVQLANKMGIDPAMLVHAKQMGDGFTFFVVYGRVNHLVDVSAVQVVERDFPLLSAREVNAVVKRRLRRKLSVVGACIGTDAHTVGIDAILNVKGIAGEKGLEYYRELKVTNLGAQVSVPELVEAARAERADAVLVSQVVTQRDAHLHNTREMTAAFREAMPAGRRPLLVVGGPRFDETMAAELGVDRIFGRGTTPGEVASFLVHALVTNKRAGA
- a CDS encoding amidohydrolase; this encodes MTNPSTLYRGGVLHCPADPGASALLVRDGRIAWLGSAADAPSADRVVDLDGALVTPAFVDAHVHATDTGLVLSGLDLSGARSAGGVLDAVASFAAGLPGDAVVLGHGWDESAWSDAVLPDAVALDRAAGGRRVYLSQASIHSALVSQAMLAACPEVVSAAGFDASGWVRRDAHHVVRAAAFASVTRAQRVAAQRAALAHAASLGIAAVHECGGPEISDEEDFTGLLALSGAGVPEVYGYWGELGGAARARELGAVGAGGDLFADGALGSRTAFVSEPYRDSRSGSCGHGYLTAEQVRDHLLDCAAHGLQGGFHAIGDAAIGTVLAGFAGAAERLGVDRLRAARHRVEHAEIMSRRLIAGFVEFGIVASMQPAFDRLWGGAGRMYEARLGLDRSLASNPMGAMHSVGVALAFGSDSPVTPLDPWGSVRAAAAHHNPAQRMSVRAAFAAHTRGGWRAVHLDSEGVLALGAPATFAVWSTPAGVERGLPVLQAADPEVRGPGDPTPLPVCRRTVLRGEVIYEEGSS
- a CDS encoding PhoX family protein, coding for MTATQPTRRGILRGSVTAAALAALGPLDALGARTAGAAPLAKLPASPDYGPLHPTRDQSTGLELLRLPRGFAYLSYGWTGDLMTDGLRTPGSHDGMAAFRRADGTVAIVRNHERGGYGGAFTTPAYNPAATGGTTTLVFDPDAGQFTGSWASLGGTIRNCAGGPTPWGTWLTCEETTEIGPDGTRHGYVFEVPHTGKGDPRPLKGMGRFSHEAVAVDPRTGIVYLTEDATPSGLYRYLPTTPGNLAAGGTLQMLVIPTPDGSSYSTYGDGTDTRYDNLTWVTIGNPDPGPDETSCVRQGIALGGAAFRRLEGAWYGNDRVYIVSTSGGPAGQGQVFEYDPTTERMRVLFASPDAAVLNNPDNICVSPRGGIVLCEDGSSGEYLHGLTTDGEIFPFALNQVVVPAGGVPGKTVAPGDYSGSEWCGSTFEPKNGNWLFVNAQSPGITFAITGPWRRGSL
- a CDS encoding glutamate mutase L, producing MSLAVCADVGSTWTKVGVVDLDAGLLVGSAAAPTTVGTDVLHGLDAAVATATAGLGAGGDVPWYVCSSAGGGLRLAVVGYEPLVTAQAGRRVGLSAGAHVVHVAAGRLGGADVTALRAARPDVVLLVGGTDGGDADTVIHNATRLARARWRVPVVVAGNVDVRDEVCALLAGAGVPVTAAENVLPRIGVLAPSSARAAIREVFLRHVIGGKRLSRGPRFARLVRAATPDAVLTGVEVLADTVGGDLVVVDVGGATTDVYSVLTPDERADGPGREVAGSLWRARTVEGDLGMRWSAPGVVRAAVEERLLDAAGQEELAAVAALRAADPGFLPSSPGERAVEGRIAALAATVAVRRHARGATGERSGRDLRDVRLLVGSGGVLRHAPAEEAAGVLAAVLGDHAGGWAVPRAARAVVDASYVLAAAGLLAADHPGVARAVLRAHLG
- a CDS encoding helix-turn-helix domain-containing protein, which produces MANDDEAAVLAGVGARLRALRTRRGTTLTQLAQTTGISVSTLSRLESGQRRPTLELLLPLARAHQVPLDDLVGAAPTADPRVHPRPVVRNGMTFLPLTRRPGGLQAFKQIIPPHTPTDPQPKTHEGYEWLYVLSGRVRLILGDHDLILTPGEVAEFDTRLPHAVANPDPRPAEILNLFGPQGERLHVRARPTTASH
- a CDS encoding hotdog domain-containing protein; this translates as MSDSRVGLTVTHRRYVPYAHAHYAGNLVDGAYALGLFGDVATEVCIRTDGDEGLFASYADVQFRAPMRAGDVLEVSATVTRVGTRSRTIDFEARVVCRGRPDRGESAAEVLAEPIVAVTATGTVVVPAAA
- the lnt gene encoding apolipoprotein N-acyltransferase, with product MKTLDEVRPADAGTPPPRPLPLPVAVGLAVVAGLALLLAFPPYGWWPLAVVGVAALAAATHRRRVRVGAALGFVTGVTLFAPLLAWTNLHTGYLPWVLLSLSQAAYLALLGAAGAYVSPLVDRHRAAWPAVTGLLWVGQEALRDRTPFGGFPWGRLAFSQGDSPLLRLAVLGGAPLVTFAVALAGGLLMALLWRPWRRPQPSAVAPVVGLVAVFVAALAAPVGPRGGDERVTVAIVQGNVPRLGLDFNAQRQAVLDNHVEATLDLARQVTAGQARRPDLVVWPENSSDIDPLRDTTAGARITRAADAIGAPILVGAVLRGPGEGQVRNAGLLWRPGSGPDTGQLYTKRHPVPFAEYVPMRNLARMVSKQVDRVRADFVPGDTPGVLRTGNAVLGDVICFEVAYDGLVRDTVTGGAELLVVQTNNATFDESEALQQMAMVRLRAVEHGRDALMASTVGVSGFVSPDGRVDGATGFNTGAVVVRQMRLGDGLTPATRLGVWPEVALLVAAGLVLAGAAVRRRRPVTAPG